One region of Xylanimonas ulmi genomic DNA includes:
- a CDS encoding Ppx/GppA phosphatase family protein, with product MRLGVIDIGSNTVHVAVLDAARGARPVPAASESFEVRLMRYLEPDGSISDEGVAALDTAVTRATAVGREQGVEATLAIATSAVREAANGPQVLDMLTERVGVPIEVLAGVDEARLTFLAARRWYGWGAGRLLLLDIGGGSLEIAAGTDEEPDVALSVPLGAGRMTRQFLWEADPPAGADVAALREHVRHTLGGALSAGATLAGDHAVATSKTFRSLARLAGMPREVLGAGQRYRMRLAHLEDWTPRLARLSSTDRTVLPGIGPRRARQIVAGAVVAQEAMRALKVDEVEICPWALREGAILRHLENL from the coding sequence GTGCGCCTGGGAGTCATCGACATCGGGTCCAACACCGTCCACGTGGCCGTGCTCGACGCCGCGCGCGGGGCCCGCCCCGTGCCCGCCGCGTCCGAGTCGTTCGAGGTGCGCCTCATGCGCTACCTCGAGCCCGACGGCTCCATCTCGGACGAGGGCGTCGCGGCGCTCGACACCGCGGTGACGCGCGCCACCGCCGTCGGGCGCGAGCAGGGCGTCGAGGCGACGCTCGCCATCGCGACGTCGGCGGTGCGCGAGGCGGCCAACGGCCCGCAGGTGCTCGACATGCTCACCGAGCGGGTGGGTGTGCCCATCGAGGTGCTCGCGGGCGTCGACGAGGCGCGCCTGACGTTCCTCGCCGCGCGCCGCTGGTACGGCTGGGGCGCTGGGCGGCTGCTGCTGCTCGACATCGGCGGCGGCTCGCTCGAGATCGCCGCGGGCACCGACGAGGAGCCCGACGTCGCGCTGTCCGTCCCGCTCGGCGCGGGGCGCATGACGCGCCAGTTCCTGTGGGAGGCCGACCCGCCCGCCGGCGCCGACGTCGCCGCACTGCGCGAGCACGTGCGCCACACGCTCGGCGGGGCGCTCAGCGCCGGGGCGACGCTCGCCGGCGACCACGCCGTCGCGACGTCCAAGACGTTCCGCTCGCTCGCCCGCCTGGCCGGCATGCCTCGCGAGGTGCTCGGCGCCGGGCAGCGCTACCGGATGCGGTTGGCCCACCTGGAGGACTGGACGCCGCGCCTGGCGCGCCTGTCCTCGACCGACCGCACCGTGCTGCCGGGCATCGGGCCGCGGCGCGCGCGGCAGATCGTCGCCGGAGCGGTCGTCGCCCAGGAGGCCATGCGCGCGCTCAAGGTCGATGAGGTCGAGATCTGCCCGTGGGCGCTGCGCGAGGGCGCGATCCTGCGGCACCTTGAGAACCTGTGA
- a CDS encoding HAD family hydrolase: MSDAGRVEPPPLVEPPPLVEPPPLVEPVETPAPDPWLVALDIDGTLLHFDQTLSDAVRDAVRDVAAAGHHVVLASGRSLVAMTPVAGVLGLDSGYMVCSNGAVTVRADGGMPDGWAVEDMVTFDPEPALRRLAQQMPGARFAVEDVGVGFRLTELFPDGELDGEHRVVELEDLWNEEVTRVVVRAPSATTEEFHTSVADLGLADVTYAVGWSAWMDIAPLGVTKASALEKVRAALAVPPERTLAIGDGYNDVDMLRWAARGVAMGDAEEPVRAAANEGTLPVAHDGAALTLRTLL, encoded by the coding sequence GTGAGCGACGCCGGACGGGTCGAGCCGCCCCCGCTGGTCGAGCCGCCCCCGCTGGTCGAGCCGCCCCCGCTGGTCGAGCCTGTCGAGACCCCCGCACCCGACCCATGGCTGGTCGCCCTCGACATCGACGGGACGCTGCTGCACTTCGACCAGACGCTGTCCGACGCCGTCCGTGACGCGGTGCGCGACGTCGCCGCCGCGGGCCACCACGTGGTGCTCGCCTCGGGGCGCTCGCTCGTGGCGATGACGCCGGTCGCCGGAGTGCTCGGGCTCGACTCGGGCTACATGGTCTGCTCGAACGGCGCCGTGACGGTGCGCGCGGACGGCGGCATGCCCGACGGCTGGGCCGTCGAGGACATGGTGACCTTCGACCCCGAGCCGGCGCTGCGTCGCCTCGCACAGCAGATGCCGGGCGCGCGGTTCGCGGTCGAGGACGTCGGCGTCGGGTTCCGCCTGACCGAGCTGTTCCCCGACGGGGAGCTCGACGGCGAGCACCGGGTCGTGGAGCTGGAGGACCTGTGGAACGAGGAGGTGACTCGCGTCGTCGTGCGTGCGCCGTCGGCCACCACCGAGGAGTTCCACACGTCCGTCGCCGACCTGGGTCTGGCGGACGTCACGTACGCGGTCGGCTGGTCGGCGTGGATGGACATCGCGCCGCTGGGCGTGACCAAGGCGTCGGCGCTGGAGAAGGTGCGCGCGGCGCTCGCGGTGCCGCCTGAGCGCACGTTGGCGATCGGCGACGGCTACAACGACGTCGACATGCTGCGGTGGGCCGCACGCGGCGTCGCGATGGGCGACGCCGAGGAGCCGGTGCGCGCGGCCGCGAACGAGGGCACGCTGCCGGTCGCGCACGACGGCGCCGCGTTGACCCTCCGCACCCTCCTGTAG
- a CDS encoding GIY-YIG nuclease family protein — protein sequence MLGRQLLRWQHLDARFEQHRSGLGAVYTRRRLPVRLVFSAEFERIDEAFAWEKRVQGWSRAKRRALIEGRFGDLPALSRSRTARLPNGRETDGG from the coding sequence GTGCTCGGACGGCAGCTACTACGTTGGCAGCACCTCGACGCGCGGTTTGAGCAGCACCGCAGCGGACTCGGAGCTGTCTACACCCGGCGGCGCCTGCCGGTGCGGCTCGTCTTCAGCGCCGAGTTCGAGCGCATCGACGAGGCGTTCGCGTGGGAGAAGCGCGTCCAGGGATGGTCGCGCGCCAAGCGACGGGCCCTGATCGAGGGGCGTTTCGGCGACCTGCCTGCGCTCTCACGCTCAAGGACGGCCCGGCTGCCGAACGGCAGAGAGACCGACGGTGGTTGA
- a CDS encoding EamA family transporter: MSRGRPGVRAVAATAGRVPAPALFLVSGLTLYVGAAVAVGLFDTLDAPAVGWWRIVLAAVVLVAWRRPWRRRWTGRELAWAAAFGVVLAAMNVAFYIGIDHLPLGVAVAIEFSGPVAVAAVTGRGWRERAAILVASAGVVLLAGVTLESGIPHDDAVTGLAAIAVAAACWAGYIVLGKRVAGAGAGIDSLAVGMVAGALAFAPVWGHTAPDVVAHPRVLAFLLVVALCSSVAPYVLDQVVLRRVGTATFAVLTALLPATAVVVGAVVLRQAPSWGEVVGLALVSGAIVMTARA; this comes from the coding sequence GTGAGCCGGGGCCGCCCGGGAGTCCGGGCGGTCGCCGCCACGGCCGGCCGGGTCCCCGCGCCCGCGCTGTTCCTGGTTTCCGGGCTCACGCTCTACGTCGGAGCGGCCGTGGCCGTCGGACTGTTCGACACGCTCGACGCGCCCGCCGTCGGGTGGTGGCGCATCGTGCTGGCCGCCGTCGTGCTCGTCGCGTGGCGGCGCCCGTGGCGGCGGCGCTGGACGGGGCGCGAGCTCGCTTGGGCGGCGGCCTTCGGCGTCGTGCTTGCCGCGATGAACGTCGCCTTCTACATCGGCATCGACCACCTGCCGCTGGGAGTCGCCGTCGCGATCGAGTTCTCCGGGCCCGTCGCGGTCGCCGCCGTGACCGGGCGCGGCTGGCGCGAGCGCGCCGCCATCCTCGTCGCCTCGGCCGGCGTCGTGCTGCTCGCCGGCGTCACGCTGGAGTCAGGCATCCCGCACGACGACGCCGTCACCGGGCTCGCGGCCATCGCGGTCGCCGCAGCCTGCTGGGCGGGATACATCGTGCTGGGCAAGCGGGTCGCCGGCGCCGGCGCCGGCATCGACTCACTGGCCGTCGGCATGGTGGCCGGCGCGCTCGCCTTCGCGCCCGTCTGGGGCCACACCGCGCCCGACGTCGTCGCGCACCCGCGCGTGCTCGCGTTCCTGCTCGTCGTGGCGCTGTGCTCCTCCGTGGCGCCGTACGTGCTCGACCAGGTGGTGCTGCGCCGCGTGGGGACGGCCACCTTCGCGGTGCTCACCGCGCTGCTGCCCGCCACCGCCGTCGTCGTCGGCGCCGTGGTGCTGCGCCAGGCGCCGAGCTGGGGAGAGGTCGTCGGGCTCGCACTGGTGTCGGGGGCGATCGTCATGACGGCACGCGCGTGA
- the map gene encoding type I methionyl aminopeptidase: MIELRTPQEIEQMRPAGRFVADVLLACRDAAKPGMNLLELDALAHRMIKDRGATSCYIDYHPSFGAMPFGKVICTSVNDAVLHGLPHDYVLRDGDLLSIDFAASVDGWVSDSALSVVVGQAPDADRLAADQKLIRTTEQALEAGIAAATVGHKIGDISAAIAQVAHAAGYDINTDFGGHGVGRTMHGDPHVPNDGRPGRGFPLKPGLVIAVEPWFLETTDEIYTDPDGWTLRSADGSRGAHSEHTIAITEDGPVILTAR; this comes from the coding sequence ATGATCGAGCTGAGGACCCCGCAGGAGATCGAGCAGATGCGACCTGCGGGCCGGTTCGTGGCCGACGTCCTGCTCGCCTGCCGCGACGCCGCCAAGCCGGGCATGAACCTGCTCGAACTCGACGCCCTGGCCCATCGGATGATCAAGGACCGCGGCGCGACGTCCTGCTACATCGACTACCACCCGTCGTTCGGCGCGATGCCGTTCGGCAAGGTCATCTGCACGTCGGTCAACGACGCGGTGCTGCACGGCCTGCCCCACGACTACGTTCTGCGTGACGGCGACCTGCTCTCGATCGACTTCGCGGCGTCGGTGGACGGGTGGGTCTCGGACTCCGCGCTGTCCGTCGTCGTCGGACAGGCGCCCGACGCCGACCGCCTGGCCGCCGACCAGAAGCTGATCCGCACCACCGAACAGGCGCTGGAGGCCGGCATCGCGGCGGCGACCGTGGGGCACAAGATCGGCGACATCTCCGCGGCGATCGCGCAGGTGGCGCACGCCGCGGGCTACGACATCAACACCGACTTCGGCGGGCACGGCGTCGGACGCACCATGCACGGCGACCCGCACGTGCCCAACGACGGGCGCCCCGGGCGCGGGTTCCCGCTCAAGCCGGGCCTGGTCATCGCCGTCGAGCCGTGGTTCCTGGAGACCACCGACGAGATCTACACCGACCCCGACGGCTGGACGCTGCGCTCGGCCGACGGCTCACGCGGCGCGCACTCCGAGCACACCATCGCCATCACCGAGGACGGCCCGGTCATCCTGACCGCCCGCTGA
- a CDS encoding GNAT family N-acetyltransferase: protein MTDASATVTSSRLDLRPVRAEDLDELHVLHADPEVWAHLPSGRHRTRERTAVDVEAYLADWARDEMGYWTARRLDDGAFVGIGGVRLRPTGVWNVYYRLSPAQQGQGFAVEIARAGLDAAARLKPSAPVTAILLEHNTASRRTAEKLGLSLAWRGPDAGNPNPEAVRLVYGDRVLDDEVLRRLVAR, encoded by the coding sequence GTGACGGACGCGAGCGCCACCGTGACCTCATCACGCCTCGACCTGCGTCCGGTACGCGCCGAGGATCTCGACGAGTTGCATGTCCTCCATGCTGACCCAGAGGTGTGGGCCCACCTTCCGAGCGGACGGCACCGCACTCGGGAGCGGACAGCGGTCGACGTCGAGGCATACCTTGCGGACTGGGCTCGGGACGAGATGGGGTACTGGACCGCACGCCGGCTCGATGACGGAGCGTTCGTGGGGATCGGTGGGGTCCGGTTGCGCCCGACAGGTGTCTGGAACGTCTACTACAGGCTCTCGCCCGCCCAGCAGGGGCAAGGATTCGCGGTCGAGATCGCCCGGGCCGGGCTCGATGCCGCCGCCCGCCTCAAGCCCAGTGCACCGGTCACGGCGATTCTCCTCGAGCACAACACTGCGTCGCGGCGCACGGCGGAGAAGCTCGGGCTCTCGCTCGCCTGGCGCGGTCCTGACGCCGGGAACCCGAACCCCGAGGCGGTGCGGCTCGTCTACGGCGACCGAGTTCTGGACGACGAGGTTCTCCGTCGTCTGGTGGCACGCTGA
- a CDS encoding diacylglycerol/lipid kinase family protein: MSWELWLAITAAVIALVALTLALVLWSRAHPRARVDAVALVGDGVARETGPRIAVVVNPSKEGAAALTATVRRLCAKAGLPEPMLYETTVERTGAAQAREAVAAGADVVAAAGGDGTVRAVASAMVGADVPMAVLPVGTGNLLARNLDVPLTSVEDAVALMISGRDRHIDVGWARVTETDVGIDGEPRPEAATLGDTQLFLVIAGLGFDAAMVADADDTLKRRVGWVAYFLAGVRHLHGRRMRVQIGLDDGEPVTTRLRSIMVGNCGRLPGGVTLLPDARLDDGVLDVAAIDTRGGLAGWAQLLGEVVMQGAGLRNDLPGKIGRIDHARARRTRIRVDGGEHAQVDGDPMGRVIELEVWVDPGALLVRAP, translated from the coding sequence ATGAGCTGGGAGTTGTGGCTGGCGATCACCGCCGCGGTGATCGCTCTCGTCGCGCTCACCCTGGCGCTGGTGCTGTGGTCGCGCGCGCATCCCCGCGCCCGCGTGGACGCCGTCGCGCTGGTGGGCGACGGCGTCGCGCGCGAGACCGGCCCGCGCATCGCCGTCGTCGTCAACCCGTCCAAGGAGGGCGCGGCCGCGCTGACCGCGACGGTGCGGCGGCTGTGCGCCAAGGCCGGGCTGCCCGAGCCGATGCTGTACGAGACGACCGTCGAGCGGACGGGCGCCGCGCAGGCGCGTGAGGCGGTCGCGGCGGGCGCCGACGTCGTCGCCGCGGCGGGCGGGGACGGCACGGTGCGCGCCGTGGCGAGCGCCATGGTCGGCGCCGACGTTCCCATGGCCGTGCTGCCCGTGGGCACCGGCAACCTGCTGGCGCGCAACCTCGACGTGCCGCTCACCTCCGTCGAGGACGCCGTCGCGCTGATGATCTCCGGCCGCGACCGGCACATCGACGTCGGATGGGCGCGCGTGACCGAGACCGACGTCGGCATCGACGGCGAGCCGCGCCCCGAGGCCGCCACCCTGGGCGACACGCAACTCTTCCTGGTCATCGCGGGCCTGGGCTTCGACGCCGCGATGGTCGCCGACGCCGACGACACGCTCAAGCGCCGCGTCGGCTGGGTCGCCTACTTCCTCGCCGGGGTGCGCCACCTGCACGGGCGGCGCATGCGCGTGCAGATCGGGCTCGACGACGGCGAGCCGGTCACCACGCGCCTGCGCTCGATCATGGTCGGAAACTGCGGCCGCCTGCCCGGCGGCGTCACACTGCTGCCCGACGCCCGGCTCGACGACGGCGTGCTCGACGTCGCCGCGATCGACACGCGCGGCGGGCTCGCGGGGTGGGCGCAACTGCTGGGAGAGGTGGTCATGCAGGGCGCCGGGCTGCGCAACGACCTGCCCGGCAAGATCGGACGCATCGACCACGCCCGCGCGCGCCGCACCCGCATCCGCGTCGACGGCGGCGAGCACGCCCAGGTCGACGGCGACCCCATGGGCCGGGTGATCGAGCTGGAGGTCTGGGTGGATCCCGGCGCGCTGCTCGTCCGGGCGCCCTGA
- a CDS encoding carbohydrate ABC transporter permease, with protein MTAIPSTGSKAGTTSAASTLGQRAGKARRRLSNPWASGIAIILAILWTLPTAGLFITSFRKQIDIGRSGWWTVFGDLFTGDARFTWDNYDAALHGSSTNLAQFFVNSIVITLPSVVIPIAVALLAAYAFAWIDFKGRDWLFVFVFALQVVPIQVTMIPLLRQFVNWGLAGSFWTVWLSHSIFALPLATFLLHNFMKDIPRSLVEAATVDGAGHVQVFFRVVFPLMIPAIAAFGIFQFLWVWNDLLVALVFVGGSPDVAPLTVRVAELSGTRGGAWHLLSAGAFIMMIVPLVVFLSLQRYFVRGLLAGSVKG; from the coding sequence ATGACCGCGATCCCGTCAACCGGCTCGAAAGCGGGCACGACATCTGCCGCCTCGACCCTCGGCCAACGCGCGGGAAAGGCCCGCCGCCGCCTGTCGAACCCGTGGGCCTCAGGTATCGCCATCATCCTGGCGATTCTGTGGACGCTGCCGACCGCCGGCCTGTTCATCACGTCGTTCCGCAAGCAGATCGACATCGGACGCAGTGGTTGGTGGACCGTCTTCGGCGACCTGTTCACCGGTGACGCCCGGTTCACGTGGGACAACTACGACGCCGCCCTCCACGGCAGCTCGACGAACCTGGCGCAGTTCTTCGTCAACTCGATCGTCATCACGCTGCCGAGCGTCGTCATTCCGATCGCCGTCGCGCTGCTGGCCGCGTACGCGTTCGCCTGGATCGACTTCAAAGGGCGCGACTGGCTGTTCGTCTTCGTGTTCGCGCTCCAGGTGGTGCCCATCCAGGTCACGATGATCCCGCTGCTGCGCCAGTTCGTGAACTGGGGCTTGGCCGGGTCGTTCTGGACGGTGTGGCTGTCGCACTCGATCTTCGCGCTGCCGCTGGCGACCTTCTTGCTGCACAATTTCATGAAGGACATCCCGCGTTCGCTGGTCGAGGCGGCGACCGTCGACGGCGCCGGACACGTTCAGGTCTTCTTCCGGGTCGTGTTCCCGCTGATGATCCCGGCGATCGCGGCGTTCGGCATCTTCCAGTTCCTGTGGGTCTGGAACGACCTGCTCGTGGCGCTGGTGTTCGTCGGCGGTTCGCCCGACGTGGCGCCGCTGACGGTGCGCGTCGCCGAGTTGTCCGGAACCCGCGGCGGCGCGTGGCATCTGCTGTCGGCCGGCGCGTTCATCATGATGATCGTGCCGCTCGTCGTGTTCCTGTCGCTTCAGCGCTACTTCGTGCGCGGGCTCCTGGCGGGCTCGGTCAAGGGGTAA
- a CDS encoding DUF805 domain-containing protein, protein MSLISAVTSVLRNYATFTGRARRSEYWWFALALGVVGSALTVVLTGVAAKSIDLEAGTIGSGYFVAMVPLWICSLGVLLPSLAVTVRRLHDTDRAGFWILITLVPIVGALVLLVILATPGQRAPNRFGPDPQAESLADLPPVGDPAGFPGA, encoded by the coding sequence ATGTCCCTGATCAGCGCTGTCACGTCCGTTCTTCGCAACTATGCGACCTTCACCGGTCGCGCCCGTCGCTCCGAGTACTGGTGGTTCGCCCTGGCGTTGGGCGTCGTCGGCTCGGCGCTCACCGTGGTGCTGACCGGGGTCGCCGCCAAGTCGATCGACCTGGAGGCCGGCACGATCGGCAGTGGCTACTTCGTGGCCATGGTCCCGCTGTGGATCTGCAGCCTGGGGGTGCTCCTGCCGTCGCTCGCGGTGACCGTGCGCCGTCTGCACGACACCGACCGCGCGGGCTTCTGGATCCTGATCACGCTCGTCCCGATCGTCGGGGCGCTCGTCCTGCTCGTGATCCTCGCGACGCCGGGCCAGCGCGCGCCGAACCGGTTCGGGCCGGATCCCCAGGCCGAGAGCCTGGCGGACCTGCCCCCGGTGGGCGACCCGGCCGGCTTCCCGGGCGCCTGA
- a CDS encoding ABC transporter substrate-binding protein, with the protein MTRKATSARHRRRTLAAGASLAVVALALAACSSDDGGGGGEETGAAPEIDCAPYEQFGDISGKTVHVYTSIVDPESQAHIDSYKPFTECTGVEINYEPSREFEAQLPVRIQAGNPPDIAIINQPGMLRTLVRQFDAVTPAPQAVEEEVDANFSPEWKEYGTVDGTFYAAPYDANVKSFVWYSPTAFADAGYEVPQTWDDLLALSDQIASDAGGPPWCAGVESGDATGWPGTDFIEDMVLRVAGPDVYNQWIEHEIPFNDPKIVEAWDEAGKILKNPELVNAGLGDVRSIATTPWTDAGQGILNGTCWLHRAANFYAAQWPEGTNVAEDGDVWAFYLPAMTQDERPTLVAGPFIAAFNDKPEVQAFQTYLASTDWSNVKAKSTPGGGWVSANKNLDPSLLANDFDRYVYQVLTDPTTVAGYDASDAMPSEVGAGSFWTGIVNWLTGQSTQQVVDQIENGWPSD; encoded by the coding sequence ATGACACGCAAAGCAACGAGCGCTCGCCATCGTCGTCGGACGCTCGCGGCGGGTGCGAGCCTCGCCGTCGTGGCGCTCGCTCTTGCCGCCTGCAGCAGCGACGACGGCGGGGGTGGAGGCGAGGAGACCGGCGCAGCCCCCGAGATCGACTGCGCGCCGTACGAGCAGTTCGGCGACATCAGCGGCAAGACCGTTCACGTCTACACCTCGATCGTCGACCCCGAGTCGCAGGCGCACATCGACTCCTACAAGCCGTTCACCGAGTGCACCGGCGTCGAGATCAACTACGAGCCGTCACGCGAGTTCGAGGCGCAACTGCCCGTGCGCATCCAGGCCGGCAACCCGCCAGACATCGCGATCATCAACCAGCCGGGCATGCTGCGCACGCTCGTGCGGCAGTTCGACGCGGTCACCCCAGCGCCCCAGGCCGTCGAGGAGGAGGTCGACGCGAACTTCTCGCCCGAGTGGAAGGAGTACGGCACGGTCGACGGCACGTTCTACGCCGCTCCATATGACGCCAACGTGAAGTCGTTCGTCTGGTACTCCCCCACGGCGTTCGCCGACGCCGGGTACGAGGTCCCCCAGACCTGGGACGACCTGCTCGCCCTGAGCGACCAGATCGCGAGCGACGCCGGCGGCCCGCCGTGGTGCGCCGGTGTCGAGTCGGGTGACGCGACCGGTTGGCCGGGCACCGACTTCATCGAGGACATGGTGCTGCGCGTGGCGGGACCGGACGTCTACAACCAGTGGATCGAGCACGAGATCCCGTTCAACGACCCCAAGATCGTCGAGGCGTGGGACGAGGCCGGCAAGATCCTCAAGAACCCGGAGCTGGTCAACGCCGGGCTGGGCGACGTGCGCTCGATCGCGACGACGCCGTGGACCGACGCCGGTCAGGGCATCCTCAACGGCACCTGCTGGCTGCACCGCGCCGCCAACTTCTACGCCGCGCAGTGGCCCGAGGGCACCAACGTCGCCGAGGACGGCGACGTGTGGGCGTTCTACCTGCCCGCGATGACGCAGGACGAGCGGCCCACCTTGGTGGCCGGCCCGTTCATCGCGGCGTTCAACGACAAGCCCGAGGTCCAGGCGTTCCAGACCTACCTGGCCAGCACCGACTGGTCCAACGTCAAGGCCAAGAGCACGCCGGGCGGCGGCTGGGTCAGCGCGAACAAGAACCTCGACCCGTCGCTGCTGGCCAACGACTTCGACCGGTACGTCTACCAGGTGCTGACCGACCCGACGACCGTCGCCGGGTACGACGCGTCTGACGCGATGCCCTCCGAGGTCGGCGCGGGCTCGTTCTGGACCGGCATCGTGAACTGGCTGACGGGCCAGTCCACGCAGCAGGTCGTCGACCAGATCGAGAACGGCTGGCCTTCCGACTGA
- a CDS encoding carbohydrate ABC transporter permease translates to MDWLTAAGSPAQKFTLMLFAIVLFIGVVALILFLVDRPKNPRKWMLVLGFLGLPMLGLGFGLVYPAIDTIRNSFLNRDGTRFVGLDNYVTALTDAQFLLVLRNTAIWVIVVPVLATVIGLVYAVVVDRSRFERFAKALIFLPMAISMVGASIIWRFVYEFRPDQQGIQQVGLLNQVLVWLGIPPQQFLIDQPWNTFFLIVVLIWIQTGFAMTLLSAAIKAIPDDIVEAARLDGLSGLGMFRFITIPSIRPTLVVVLTTIAIATLKVFDIVRTMTAGNFGTSVVALEFYNQSFRAFNSGLGAALAVLLFVLVIPIIAYNVRQLRLSEEVR, encoded by the coding sequence ATGGACTGGCTCACCGCGGCCGGCAGCCCGGCTCAGAAGTTCACGCTCATGCTGTTCGCGATCGTGCTGTTCATCGGCGTCGTCGCCCTGATCCTGTTCCTCGTCGACAGGCCGAAGAACCCCCGCAAATGGATGCTGGTCCTCGGGTTCCTCGGCCTGCCGATGCTGGGCCTCGGATTCGGCCTCGTCTACCCGGCCATCGACACGATCCGCAACTCGTTCTTGAACCGCGACGGCACTCGGTTCGTCGGGCTCGACAACTACGTCACCGCCCTGACCGACGCGCAGTTCCTGTTGGTGCTGCGCAACACCGCGATCTGGGTCATCGTCGTGCCCGTCCTGGCCACCGTCATCGGCCTCGTGTACGCGGTCGTCGTCGACCGCAGCCGGTTCGAGCGGTTCGCGAAGGCGCTGATCTTCCTGCCGATGGCGATCTCGATGGTGGGCGCCTCGATCATCTGGCGGTTCGTCTACGAGTTCCGTCCCGACCAGCAGGGCATCCAGCAGGTCGGGCTGCTCAACCAAGTGCTGGTGTGGCTCGGCATCCCGCCACAGCAGTTCCTCATCGACCAGCCCTGGAACACGTTCTTCCTCATCGTCGTCCTCATCTGGATCCAGACCGGCTTCGCGATGACGTTGCTGTCGGCCGCGATCAAAGCCATCCCGGACGACATCGTCGAGGCGGCGCGGCTCGACGGGCTCTCGGGGCTGGGGATGTTCCGCTTCATCACCATTCCGAGCATCCGCCCGACGCTCGTCGTCGTGCTGACCACCATCGCCATCGCGACGCTCAAGGTCTTCGACATCGTGCGCACCATGACGGCCGGCAACTTCGGCACGTCGGTGGTCGCACTCGAGTTCTACAACCAGTCATTCCGCGCCTTCAACTCCGGGCTCGGCGCCGCGCTCGCGGTGCTGCTGTTCGTCCTGGTGATCCCGATCATCGCCTACAACGTTCGCCAGCTACGCCTGTCGGAGGAGGTCCGATGA
- the serS gene encoding serine--tRNA ligase, whose protein sequence is MIDLRLLRDNPDVVRESQVARGDDPALVDLALDADARRRSALSEFETLRAEQKAMGKQVARAQGEEKQALLVRTRQLADEVKALSKDADDAAAQLDEVLYRIANVVEGAPAGGEEDYVVVKHVGTPRDFAAEGFEPADHLALGEGLRAIDTQRGAKVSGARFYFLTGIGARLELALLNAAMDQAVQVGFTPVITPTLVKPETMRGTGFLGAHADEIYRLEKDDLYLVGTSEVALAGYHADEIIDLADGPARYAGWSACYRREAGSAGRDTRGIIRVHQFHKVEMFSYVRPEDAAAEHQRLLAWEEAMLAKVDLPYRVIDTAAGDLGTSAARKFDCEAWLPTQGRWLELTSTSNCTTFQARRLGVRERTETGETRNVATLNGTLGTTRWIVAILENHQQADGSVVVPEGLRPYLGGLEVLEPVA, encoded by the coding sequence GTGATCGATCTGCGTCTGCTGCGCGACAACCCCGACGTCGTCCGCGAGAGCCAGGTGGCCCGCGGCGACGACCCCGCCCTCGTCGACCTCGCGCTCGACGCCGACGCGCGGCGACGGTCGGCGCTGTCCGAGTTCGAGACGCTGCGCGCCGAGCAGAAGGCCATGGGCAAGCAGGTCGCCCGGGCCCAGGGCGAGGAGAAGCAGGCGCTGCTGGTGCGCACCCGCCAGCTCGCCGACGAGGTCAAGGCGCTGTCCAAGGACGCCGACGACGCCGCCGCCCAGCTCGACGAGGTGCTCTACCGCATCGCGAACGTCGTCGAGGGCGCTCCCGCCGGCGGCGAGGAGGACTATGTCGTCGTCAAGCATGTCGGCACGCCGCGCGACTTCGCCGCGGAGGGCTTCGAGCCGGCCGACCACCTGGCGCTCGGTGAGGGGCTGCGCGCGATCGACACCCAGCGCGGCGCCAAGGTCTCGGGCGCCCGGTTCTACTTCCTGACCGGCATCGGCGCGCGCCTGGAGCTCGCGCTGCTCAACGCCGCGATGGACCAGGCCGTGCAGGTGGGCTTCACGCCCGTCATCACGCCCACCCTGGTCAAGCCCGAGACGATGCGCGGCACCGGGTTCCTCGGGGCGCACGCCGACGAGATCTACCGCCTGGAGAAGGACGACCTGTACCTGGTCGGCACGAGCGAGGTGGCGCTCGCGGGCTACCACGCCGACGAGATCATCGACCTGGCCGACGGGCCCGCGCGCTACGCCGGGTGGAGCGCCTGCTACCGCCGTGAGGCCGGCTCGGCGGGGCGGGACACGCGCGGCATCATCCGCGTGCACCAGTTCCACAAGGTCGAGATGTTCAGCTACGTCCGGCCCGAGGACGCCGCCGCCGAGCACCAGCGCCTGCTCGCCTGGGAGGAGGCCATGCTCGCCAAGGTCGACCTGCCCTACCGCGTCATCGACACCGCCGCGGGCGATCTGGGCACGAGCGCCGCGCGCAAGTTCGACTGCGAGGCGTGGCTGCCGACGCAGGGTCGCTGGCTGGAGCTCACCTCGACGTCGAACTGCACCACGTTCCAGGCGCGCCGCCTGGGAGTGCGCGAGCGCACCGAGACGGGCGAGACCCGCAACGTCGCCACGCTCAACGGCACGCTGGGCACCACACGGTGGATCGTCGCGATCCTGGAGAACCACCAACAGGCCGACGGCTCCGTCGTCGTGCCCGAGGGACTGCGGCCATACCTGGGAGGGCTCGAGGTGCTCGAGCCGGTCGCGTGA